A segment of the Bacteriovorax sp. PP10 genome:
ACGCGCTTAAAGGGTCATTTACCAGCATGGACTTCTGAAGAACTACTGATGTTTACGAAAGGGCAATGGTTGGGATTCTTATTTATTTTCTCAGTAGGAATTTTGGCCCTTAGTTTAATTCGCTACCTGACAACTTTATACATCCGAGCATTAGTTAAAAAAGAGTCTTTAAACTTTAAAGAAAAAGATCATTACAAGGCCACACTACCATTTGGTTTGTTAGCTTTCTCTCTAGTGGGCATGGGTGGTATTCGTTTACTTGAGTTAGATCTCGACAGCTACGCCGTTCTTATCCGCGCTTTTTATATTCTTATCGCCGTCACATCAGTTTGGTCTGCCGTAAAAATTGTAGACTTAATTACCTTACACTTTGTGAAGATCGCGAAAGACACTCACAACAAGTTTGATGATGTTCTCGTTCCGATGCTCTCTAAAACTTCGAAAGTTTTAGTTATGGCCTTCGGTACTATACTGGTGGCCCACAGTTTAACTTTTGATATCGGCAGCATTCTTGCCGGTCTGGGAATCGGGGGGGTGGCCGTTGCTCTTGCTGCAAAAGATACGATTTCAAATCTCTTTGGATCGGTCACAGTTATTATGGACCGCCCATTTTTAATCGGCGATTACGTATCGTTAGATAAAGGTTTAGAAGGAACAGTTGAAGAGGTCGGTTTTAGGAGTACACGTATCAGAACTCCTCATCAGTCACTGGTCAGTATTCCCAATAACGTTTTAGCAAACATGGCGATTGATAACTTTGGAATGAGAGGGTCGAGACGCTTTAAAACTTTTCTGCAAATGGACTACTCAACTCCGGTTGAGAAACTTGAAGAGTTCTGTGAGCGCTTAAGATACTTATGTAAAATTCACCCGATCATTAATCCAGACACGGCACAAATCTACGTTAACGATATGACGGATAAATCCATTAATATTTTACTGACCGTATTTTTTAAAACAACTGATGGGAATGTTGAATTGGAAGAAAGACATAAACTGCTTATGGAAATCCTAAAGCTCGCCAATGAAGTGGGTGTTCGATTCGCGTTTCCGACAAATACGATGCTACTTGCACCAACTGACGAGCTTCAAAATTTTAAAGAGGCAAGAGCTTCGAATTCTTCGCTCTAAAATAAAAACTTATAACTAACTAAAGTGGAGTTTCTTTATCGCCGTAAAGAACACCGTCTACGATCGTGAATCCATCAGCGTGTGGACCATGTGGATCGAAGTGAGTCCAGTGAACCATACCTTGTCCAACTCTTAGGAATTCTCCACATACAGTTGTTACTTTTCCAACAACAAGAGGGATGCGACCGAATTCAAGGTTGCTTACGATTTGAAGAGTGATGTCTTTATCAACTTTCATATTGTATTTTTGGTGTTGAAGACCACTGTTATCTTCTTTTCCAATTTGTGCGATTGTCCCAGTTACTAAAACCTGAGTTTTTTCACCTTTGTGATTGGCCATAACACTTCTTAAGCGAGCGATGCTTCCATCAACTACGTTACCTTTAAAATCTTTACACTCAACAGTTGGCTGTGCAGAAAATGCAGACAGAGACAGGGCAAGTAGCAGGCCTGTAAAAAGAGCTTTCATGTGTGAACCTCACAATAAATGTTAGGAGGCAAACTTAAAGAAGTTCTAAAGAGCCGTCTACTTTTTTATGAGCTTTCTAGTCCCTGTAAGATTTTGTCCGATTCCATCTAAATAAGCATTGTAGCGTAGTGTGATTTTTTGGTTAGGACCCATATTTTCCTTAGCAATAATCTTCTCATAGGCTTCAGCGTTAATTGGAAACGCCGTGACAAGAAATTCTTTATTCATAGCGTGATCTATAGTGGAATAAATAAGCAAATAGTCATTTTCTTCAACTAGAATTTTCACTGGGAAACGTACTAATGTTGTCACTAAAGTATGGCCTTTAATTTCTTCTTCAACTCTATCAACTGCAAGCTTCGCGTAATCATAAGTGAACACTTCATTCGAAACATTTTTCAGTAAATTTAGTTCTGTTTTATTTTTAAACGCCAGCATTCCAGAAAAATAAGTCACGTTAGAAAGAAGTCCACCATCAATGGCCTCAGGAGAAAAACTATTTCCACTCATCGAAAAAGCAGTGTTAAGTGTGGGAGCAATCCATCTCTTTCTTTTGTATCCATAAGGAGTGTTGATCGTGCTGAAAAGGTATCCATAGGTATGCATGATTCCCGCATGGACAATTTTATTGTCATTTTTAATATTGAAGAGTCTTTGCAGGTCTTCAATAATTTTATCATCGACGATTTTCTTTTTAGCGCCGGAATCAAAATTCACACTTTTTCCCCAAAACATAGCGACGTAGGGGTCTTTAGAGTCTTTTAGAATTTGATTATAGAGAGCAGGATTGTTCTCTTCAAGAATGTTTAAAATTGAAGTCTGCCATTCAGTCGAATCTAGTGCCATGTCATTCCAGTACTGGTCTTCCTTTGGCGTGTGGCCCGTTATATTGCGTGTTTTTTTATGAGCACACGATAAAGTGATAAGAAGAGTGACCAGGCATAATAGTATTTTTGTTTTCATGCTTAATAATCTCTCACAGGACGACTTACGTTGTCCTCAGAAAATGGGCACTTCAAGTAATAAAAAGTTCGTACTAATTCCCTATAAGGCACCGATTTCTGAGTGTCCCAATGGAAAACTTCAGAATAATGCAAAACACACCTATACTGAGTCCATCGCATCTACTAACCAAACCATCCAGTAGGTCAGCGATAGGAGTTACGTCTATGCATATGACAAGAAATAACGAGACACCAAATCAGTACTCTTACGGGAGTTTAGCTCTGATGCTGGTAACAGTTTTTGCGATCGCTGATGCAATGACTGGAGGTCTTCTAAGAGAGTCTGTTATTGGAAATGCGAAAGAATATGCTGTGGCCGCGGCCCTTGTGATTGCGACTGTTGGAGTTTATGCCTCAGATGGATCACCCGGACTTGTATTCGTGCGCGCTTGCTCACGCCATAAATTATGAAGAAGAACAGTTCAACATAGATGTTTAAAAAAGGGCCAATCGTAATGATCGGCCCTTTTTTATTTATCTTTGAACGACTATCTAATCTTAATGTGTCCCATCGAAGCTAAACACGCCGACGTCATCTTATAAAGTAATCTCATCCCAACGTTAGCATCCCATTCATCAGCGTTCTTAGGGTTAGGAGCAACCTCTACAAGGTCAAATCCAACCAACTGTCTGCCTGAACGAACCACTTCATTGATTAGGTAGATAACTTCAGGATAATCCAATCCACCTGGCACCGGAGTTCCTGTGTTAGGGCAGAAGCGTGGATCAAGTCCGTCGATATCAAATGAGATGTAAACCTGCTTAGGAAGTTTCGCTACAATCTCTTGAGCGATTTTCATAAACGATTCACCGTTAAGTTTTCTTTGAGCTAAAACCTGATCGAAGTAAATATCGATTTTTTTATTGTCTCTTGTGTACTCGAATTCCTGCTCGCAGAAATCGCGAATCCCCACCTGAACCAGCTTTCCAACTTTAGGAAGTTTTTCCATCACGTTGTGCATGATTGTCGCGTGAGAGTTTTCAAATCCCATGTAAGCAATACGCGTGTCTGAGTGAGCATCAAAGTGAAGCACTCCCATTCCCGGGTATTTTTCAGAGTAAGCTTTAATCGCTCCAAATGGAGTCGCGTGGTCACCACCAACAACAACAGAAATTTGGTTATTATCAAGGTGTGCTTTTGTTTGAGCATAAACTTCGTCGTTTAAAACTTCGCAAATCTCATTAACTTTTTTAAGAGCAGCTTGAAGTGTTTTACTTTTTGCCATTGTCTCATCATCAGCGTCGATGATTTTTTTAGCGAGAGCACGCCCTTCAGTATTTAATTTTTTAATTTTTGCACTTTCTTTTTTCATGAAGAGACCAGCTTGGTAAGCGTCTACATAATCAAGATCGAAAAAATCGATTTGTTCTGATGCTTGTAAAATCGCCCCTGGACCTTTTGACGTTCCTGCCTGGTATGACGTCGTTACGTCCCAAGGGATTGGAAGGAAAACAACTTTGGCTTCGCTTTCTTTAAA
Coding sequences within it:
- a CDS encoding mechanosensitive ion channel family protein codes for the protein MLMRHLAFLFVFIFSLQTYAQVPVSVINKALAQSKPKVAEVPPAAETSYIRYEELEKLKSPRETMRTFVESMEEVKKATGSSRAYFDQAARTFNLSRIDESLREMTGRQAAEKLINTLDRITKIDFNHIPDDPNGSKWYFRKQSLTEGSKTIEAEIAIEKNADGAWRFTPETVSTIGNLYTSISHLGVVEGVVEYKNWKTRLKGHLPAWTSEELLMFTKGQWLGFLFIFSVGILALSLIRYLTTLYIRALVKKESLNFKEKDHYKATLPFGLLAFSLVGMGGIRLLELDLDSYAVLIRAFYILIAVTSVWSAVKIVDLITLHFVKIAKDTHNKFDDVLVPMLSKTSKVLVMAFGTILVAHSLTFDIGSILAGLGIGGVAVALAAKDTISNLFGSVTVIMDRPFLIGDYVSLDKGLEGTVEEVGFRSTRIRTPHQSLVSIPNNVLANMAIDNFGMRGSRRFKTFLQMDYSTPVEKLEEFCERLRYLCKIHPIINPDTAQIYVNDMTDKSINILLTVFFKTTDGNVELEERHKLLMEILKLANEVGVRFAFPTNTMLLAPTDELQNFKEARASNSSL
- a CDS encoding agmatinase family protein, whose amino-acid sequence is MTKKVMKKTPAKKPTATKAPAKKVAAKAERTIIDPNAKATAADGIYGLPFKESEAKVVFLPIPWDVTTSYQAGTSKGPGAILQASEQIDFFDLDYVDAYQAGLFMKKESAKIKKLNTEGRALAKKIIDADDETMAKSKTLQAALKKVNEICEVLNDEVYAQTKAHLDNNQISVVVGGDHATPFGAIKAYSEKYPGMGVLHFDAHSDTRIAYMGFENSHATIMHNVMEKLPKVGKLVQVGIRDFCEQEFEYTRDNKKIDIYFDQVLAQRKLNGESFMKIAQEIVAKLPKQVYISFDIDGLDPRFCPNTGTPVPGGLDYPEVIYLINEVVRSGRQLVGFDLVEVAPNPKNADEWDANVGMRLLYKMTSACLASMGHIKIR
- a CDS encoding DUF3465 domain-containing protein yields the protein MKALFTGLLLALSLSAFSAQPTVECKDFKGNVVDGSIARLRSVMANHKGEKTQVLVTGTIAQIGKEDNSGLQHQKYNMKVDKDITLQIVSNLEFGRIPLVVGKVTTVCGEFLRVGQGMVHWTHFDPHGPHADGFTIVDGVLYGDKETPL